One Papaver somniferum cultivar HN1 chromosome 10, ASM357369v1, whole genome shotgun sequence genomic window carries:
- the LOC113316614 gene encoding F-box/LRR-repeat protein At4g14096-like, producing the protein MENASRVHSWISNITRHNVKGLDLCLRLDKTFFIPSSLFKYESLTKLELSASCNIHIPKSFSFPKPKSLTLSYIRFTEDDGWNEQHFSNCPVLESLFLDDCTWFGSRKFCILTPALKVLEIYNYSPKEDGLQDYDLKIHAPDLESIVYWNVVAKDYDLSSFVKLVNADIYFSVYDGEERIGHGEERKAVSKFLRALAHVKSLIIATAELEAVLFAEDYVNILPTFNNPNKLDLTLGPASDELIFALLKAAPNLKKLRFNWDIFGDDDDDDNDDTVYNETDDDLFGHLQSVLFRGFVWRRGLRWAKLILKTAKSLQKMTIRAGNCFLKEKELVEPELQNLPRASLECVLSKTCDRVIS; encoded by the exons ATGGAAAATGCATCTAGGGTTCATTCATGGATCTCTAATATAACAAGGCATAATGTCAAAGGACTCGATCTCTGTTTGCGTCTAGATAAAACTTTTTTTATTCCTTCGTCTCTTTTTAAATATGAATCGCTGACTAAATTGGAGCTAAGTGCATCCTGTAATATTCACATTCCTAAAAGTTTCTCTTTCCCGAAACCCAAGAGCCTTACGCTTAGTTATATCCGATTTACGGAAGATGATGGCTGGAATGAGCAACACTTTTCTAATTGCCCTGTCCTTGAGAGTTTGTTTTTGGATGATTGCACTTGGTTTGGTTCGAGGAAATTCTGCATTTTAACTCCAGCTCTAAAAGTCTTAGAAATTTATAATTACTCTCCCAAGGAAGACGGTCTACAAGATTATGATCTCAAAATTCATGCACCGGATCTTGAATCTATTGTCTACTGGAATGTTGTGGCTAAGGATTATGACCTGTCCAGCTTTGTAAAACTAGTTAATGCAGATATCTACTTTAGTGTATATGATGGGGAGGAAAGGATAGGTCATGGGGAGGAAAGGAAAGCTGTAAGTAAATTTCTTCGAGCGCTTGCACATGTAAAAAGTCTAATAATTGCTACGGCTGAGCTAGAG GCTGTCCTCTTTGCAGAAGATTACGTAAACATTCTACCTACATTTAATAATCCAAACAAGTTGGACCTGACTCTTGGACCAGCCTCGGATGAATTAATATTTGCATTGCTCAAAGCAGCACCTAATCTGAAGAAGCTTCGATTCAACTGG GACATTTTtggcgatgatgatgatgatgacaatgACGATACAGTGTataatgaaactgatgacgacttGTTTGGACACCTACAGTCAGTTCTGTTTAGGGGATTTGTGTGGAGGAGAGGGTTGCGATGGGCGAAATTAATTTTGAAAACCGCAAAATCTTTACAGAAAATGACTATTCGTGCTGGCAATTGCTTTCTGAAAGAGAAAGAATTAGTTGAACCAGAGTTACAGAATCTTCCAAGAGCCTCTTTGGAATGTGTGTTGTCTAAAACTTGTGATCGAGTTATTTCCTAG